A single region of the Eremothecium gossypii ATCC 10895 chromosome V, complete sequence genome encodes:
- a CDS encoding uncharacterized protein (Syntenic homolog of Saccharomyces cerevisiae YDR338C), translated as MVGLTETISKAFNDVRPTLRSVGVANNHRHISLGLLPPNRKNPLVRKYRKKARLHETDRGSFYSLDEDFGSVMGADPSMLDVTAEEEGVLDGGELSRTVSLPSTLASEAGPSSALNVDWILEEHERRYSTVNGSAEDIVAVDVEGAAPDMVHYTHFMHRVKQQLPSDKAEVRVLRPRKLSYYSIGSKGGPSSAFRGSEDLDDEPATVKSESLVLLCYSVPLIFTFLLEQMFPVVCALVVGHLGKNELAAVSLASMTTNITFAIFEGISTSLDTLCPQAYGARNYYGVGLHMQRCVLFSLAFFVPFAALFWFSEGILPYLIKEKSLVPLTSQFLRVMIVGGPGFILFENLKRYLQAQGIFDAGIYVLLICCPLNIVMSYLLVWNPVIGLGFIGAPIAVALNFWCMFLLLLLYCIYFNGSKCWGGLSRKAFDHWKDLSKLAVPGIIMLEAEDMSYEILTLFSSYLGTEYLAAQSAVSTTVAMLYMIPFAVGISVSTRIAQYIGARNPDNARLASRVGIASSAVVGIVNCTMLILGRDLIPRIYSSDAEVIRLMREILPLLGLVEIFDALNAIAGSCLRGQGMQYVGSVVNLVVYYLFAIPLGMLLSWTFDMKLSGLWVGIGSGMLVIGLIEGYYVLFADWDMLIDRAEMLKETEDDSDEEVDEFSALLP; from the coding sequence ATGGTAGGTCTTACTGAGACGATATCCAAAGCTTTCAATGATGTACGTCCTACATTGCGTAGCGTAGGAGTGGCTAACAACCACCGGCATATTTCATTGGGCTTGTTGCCTCCAAATAGAAAGAACCCCCTAGTGAGAAAGTATCGAAAGAAGGCCCGTCTACATGAGACAGACCGCGGCAGCTTCTACTCTCTGGACGAGGATTTTGGGAGTGTCATGGGGGCGGACCCTTCGATGCTTGATGTGacggcggaggaggagggcgtGCTTGACGGAGGAGAGCTGTCGCGGACAGTCTCGCTGCCGTCGACGCTTGCGAGTGAGGCGGGGCCGTCCTCTGCACTGAATGTAGACTGGATATTGGAGGAGCACGAACGGCGGTACTCGACTGTTAACGGCAGCGCCGAGGACATCGTGGCCGTCGATGTGGAGGGCGCCGCGCCAGACATGGTGCACTACACTCACTTCATGCATCGGGTTAAGCAGCAACTGCCGTCGGACAAGGCAGAAGTGCGTGTTCTACGGCCCCGAAAGCTGTCTTACTACTCCATTGGCAGCAAGGGCGGCCCCTCCAGCGCGTTCCGAGGGTCCGAGGATCTCGACGACGAACCAGCCACCGTGAAGTCCGAGAGTCTGGTGCTTCTGTGTTACTCCGTGCCGCTCATATTTACATTTCTGCTTGAGCAGATGTTTCCGGTTGTATGTGCATTAGTTGTGGGTCACCTGGGAAAGAATGAGTTGGCAGCGGTTTCCCTGGCTTCCATGACCACCAATATCACTTTCGCAATATTCGAGGGTATTTCAACAAGCTTAGATACACTCTGCCCCCAGGCATATGGCGCAAGGAACTACTATGGGGTGGGACTGCATATGCAGCGATGCGTGCTTTTCTCGTTGGCATTCTTCGTGCCTTTTGCTGCATTGTTCTGGTTCTCCGAGGGCATCCTCCCGTATCTCATCAAAGAAAAGAGTTTGGTCCCCCTAACATCTCAGTTTCTGCGAGTAATGATCGTCGGCGGCCCCGGTTTCATTCTCTTTGAGAACCTGAAACGGTATTTACAAGCACAGGGCATATTCGATGCCGGTATATATGTGCTGTTAATCTGCTGCCCGCTTAACATTGTAATGAGCTACCTGCTAGTTTGGAATCCTGTTATCGGCCTCGGGTTCATCGGCGCCCCAATTGCCGTCGCGCTGAACTTTTGGTGCATGTTTCTCTTGTTGTTGCTGTACTGCATATACTTCAACGGGAGTAAATGCTGGGGCGGCCTCTCGCGGAAGGCCTTTGATCATTGGAAAGACCTGTCGAAACTAGCGGTCCCCGGTATCATAATGTTAGAGGCAGAAGATATGTCTTACGAGATTTTGACCTTATTCAGCTCATACCTCGGCACCGAGTACCTGGCCGCACAGTCAGCAGTGTCCACCACAGTGGCGATGCTCTACATGATACCTTTTGCGGTGGGGATTTCTGTTAGCACCAGGATAGCACAATACATCGGAGCACGCAATCCAGATAATGCTCGGCTAGCATCGCGTGTCGGGATAGCATCGTCCGCTGTTGTTGGGATCGTAAACTGCACCATGCTCATACTAGGCCGTGACTTAATTCCCCGCATTTATTCCTCGGACGCAGAAGTTATACGATTAATGCGCGAGATTCTGCCGCTGCTTGGACTCGTGGAAATATTTGACGCACTCAATGCAATCGCGGGTTCATGCTTGAGGGGACAAGGTATGCAATATGTGGGCAGTGTCGTAAATCTCGTGGTTTACTACTTATTTGCGATCCCACTTGGAATGTTATTAAGTTGGACATTTGACATGAAGTTGTCCGGCCTCTGGGTTGGAATAGGCTCCGGTATGCTGGTAATAGGCTTAATTGAAGGATACTATGTGCTCTTCGCAGACTGGGATATGCTCATCGACCGTGCTGAGATGCTAAAGGAAACCGAAGATGATTCTGACGAGGAGGTCGATGAGTTTTCTGCACTGCTGCCATGA